From the Clarias gariepinus isolate MV-2021 ecotype Netherlands chromosome 3, CGAR_prim_01v2, whole genome shotgun sequence genome, one window contains:
- the glis2a gene encoding zinc finger protein GLIS2 gives MLSLDEPLDLKVSSNRDRMHRTSICAPLRFARTRVPRPSRSSDTDMSDSPTSSRPDLSACPSSSPPSPQHSSSSCGPLSPPQARDSETMGYLEGEASPPPRPPGFQFFLPIGAGGSLLPPSSILSAQRWDRRDSPEPAEEQLACRWLRCHLLFECLQDLVDHVTESHVKPERSSGYCCHWEGCARKGRGFNARYKMLIHIRTHTNEKPHQCPICSKSFSRLENLKIHTRSHTGEKPYACPYEGCGKRYSNSSDRFKHTRTHYEDRPYCCKMVGCPKRYTDPSSLRKHIKAHGHSVSTGPEPTVTTSDPPTSPASGARAHLVLPGAALALLHAFTGPLMALGASPLDLSMSAGHTGAEAVLRHNIMAPGLGKAPLFDPLLLPSFGLEAKQRVLKEKGADDEDENENREVEEGRNALSWVFVPPGMMMLKQAIVS, from the exons ATGCTCTCCTTAGACGAGCCGCTGGACCTGAAGGTCTCCTCAAACCGGGACAGAATGCACAGGACGTCTATCTGCGCCCCGCTCCGATTCGCCCGAACCAGGGTACCCCGCCCGTCACGCAGCTCTGACACGG ATATGTCAGACTCTCCCACATCCTCGAGGCCAGACCTCAGTGCGTGTCCCTCCTCGTCTCCTCCCTCTCCTCAGCACTCCTCTTCCAGCTGCGGTCCCCTGTCGCCCCCTCAGGCCAGG gatTCAGAGACTATGGGTTACCTGGAGGGTGAGGCTTCTCCTCCTCCACGTCCTCCAGGATTCCAGTTTTTTCTACCAATCGGGGCAGGGGGCAGCCTCCTCCCACCCAGCTCTATACTCAGCGCTCAGCGCTGGGACAGACGCGATTCTCCTGAACCGGCGGAGGAACAGCTCGCCTGCCGCTGGCTCCGG TGCCATCTGCTGTTCGAATGCCTGCAGGATCTGGTGGATCACGTGACCGAGTCCCACGTGAAGCCTGAGAGGAGCTCAGGCTACTGCTGCCACTGGGAAGGGTGCGCGCGCAAGGGCCGCGGCTTCAACGCCAG GTACAAGATGCTGATCCACATCCGCACACACACCAACGAGAAACCCCACCAGTGTCCTATCTGTAGCAAGAGCTTTTCACGCCTGGAGAACCTCAAAATACACACGCGCTCACACACAG gagagaagccgtatgcGTGTCCGTACGAGGGTTGTGGAAAACGGTACTCCAACTCCAGCGACCGCTTTaagcacacacgtacacactacGAGGACAGACCCTACTGCTGCAAGATGGTCGGCTGTCCCAAGCGCTACACAGATCCCAGTTCCCTCCGTAAGCACATCAAAGCTCACGGCCACTCCGTCTCGACAGGTCCCGAGCCGACGGTCACAACCAGCGATCCTCCGACCTCTCCCGCTTCAGGAGCCAGAGCTCATCTGGTGTTGCCCGGGGCCGCACTGGCTCTTCTGCATGCCTTTACAGGgccactcatggcactcggtgCCTCACCACTTGATCTCTCCATGTCTGCAGGGCACACGGGGGCAGAGGCTGTGCTCCGTCACAACATCATGGCTCCAGGGCTGGGCAAGGCACCTCTCTTCGACCCTTTACTGCTTCCATCGTTTGGGCTGGAGGCCAAACAAAGGGTCTTAAAGGAGAAGGGTGCCGATGATGAGGATGAGAATGAGAACAGGGAGGTAGAGGAAGGACGCAACGCTTTGTCCTGGGTGTTTGTCCCGCCGGGTATGATGATGCTCAAGCAGGCCATAGTCAGCTAG